A single window of Archangium gephyra DNA harbors:
- a CDS encoding choice-of-anchor D domain-containing protein — MSRRWGLCVLAVLSVLTGCADRDRPAIADGRLAATPGGLDFQRVAIFDGREAEVVLRNVGRSRIIVDEAWVEGPAGAWQVDFTHEGPHSLVPGGDCALRVRFTPQGEGALPATLVVRSDSKKEPLIRVRLQGMGVDAWARVTPRRLDFGRIEADSSKTLTFTVNNPTDMPVEVTPKLVGADRDEFSSGPVTLGPGEQREVPITFSPGRVGRKQVALAVSPCKGCSDVAVQVAAEALEQAVVAEPPLLDFGSIPVDKDSFRLARLRNLSTEPMTITELKLEGRDASFSHGAPGLPLVLEGGETRTWELRYSPGHMGPAEDMAFFHVVSKRHPTTDIALRGFGGAAELCVSPVAHDFGRQPIGSKTPVVVNVKNCGAANGGPLTLYGLEFHSSDGHPDADVQFNVAPLTLPHRLLPGEEVHFKVFYEPMRAGAAAGRLLMTTDVYSGNTTELDFTGLAEPHLPCQLAVTPATVDFGTVEPGYGAVLGVKVANVGTDLCAVKNIRLSEDGGGVFSLPGGALDGVIIWPGDYFSYMVAFRAPVMGGDFTGAVQFEPADPATPVVSVPLVAHSQNACLVASPRFVDYGVSRPDCAPAPREVNYLNACRNPVTVSNVFIGAGTTDGEFELHDAPATPFTLDPNDGFTVTVGYLAQVYGLNMSPLFVDSSDLPVPLLVPLIGESSKRMDKTDTFIQQDGSKVDVLFVVDNTASMVEEQPRIVAAMPAFADAALARGVDLHVAVTTTGIDPVSNACSGGAQGGEAGRFVPVDGTRPRILTNRTPGLASVLQQNVNVGQCATVEQGFEAVRRALSPPLVNNADDPRTSPRNDGNLGFLRDEAALVVVFMGDEDDHSPDSVDTYVRFLRTRKGENQPQRMTIYAIAPTASGCPTSGGAGTRYAEAASRTGGEVLSACAGDYAPLLRSVATKAFSAQDRFPLSEPPDAGSIAVRVNGSPVTSGWTYDGATNSVVFTTAPASGAKVEVYYRRACR; from the coding sequence ATGAGCAGGCGCTGGGGCCTGTGTGTCCTCGCAGTGCTGTCGGTACTGACGGGGTGTGCCGATCGGGACCGTCCGGCCATCGCCGATGGCAGGTTGGCGGCGACGCCGGGGGGTTTGGACTTCCAGCGGGTGGCGATCTTCGACGGGCGCGAAGCGGAAGTGGTGCTGCGCAACGTGGGACGCTCCCGCATCATCGTGGACGAGGCCTGGGTGGAGGGCCCTGCCGGAGCCTGGCAGGTGGACTTCACGCATGAGGGCCCGCACTCGCTCGTTCCGGGTGGGGACTGTGCGCTGCGCGTGCGCTTCACGCCGCAGGGCGAGGGAGCGCTGCCGGCCACGCTGGTGGTGCGCTCGGACTCGAAGAAGGAGCCGCTCATCCGCGTGCGGCTGCAGGGCATGGGGGTGGACGCCTGGGCGCGCGTGACGCCGCGGCGGCTGGACTTCGGCCGCATCGAGGCCGACTCCTCCAAGACGCTCACCTTCACCGTCAACAACCCCACGGACATGCCGGTGGAGGTGACGCCCAAGCTGGTGGGGGCGGATCGCGACGAGTTCTCCTCGGGCCCGGTGACGCTGGGGCCGGGCGAGCAGCGCGAGGTGCCCATCACCTTCTCGCCGGGACGGGTGGGCCGCAAGCAGGTGGCGCTGGCGGTGTCGCCGTGCAAGGGCTGCTCGGACGTGGCGGTGCAGGTGGCGGCCGAGGCGCTGGAGCAGGCCGTGGTGGCCGAGCCGCCGCTGCTCGACTTCGGCTCCATCCCCGTGGACAAGGACAGCTTCCGGCTGGCGCGCCTGCGCAACCTCAGCACCGAGCCCATGACGATCACGGAGCTGAAGCTGGAGGGGCGGGATGCCTCCTTCAGCCATGGCGCCCCGGGGCTGCCGCTGGTGCTGGAGGGCGGAGAGACGCGGACGTGGGAGCTGCGCTACAGCCCGGGCCACATGGGGCCGGCCGAGGACATGGCCTTCTTCCACGTGGTGAGCAAGCGTCACCCCACCACGGACATCGCGCTGCGCGGCTTTGGTGGCGCGGCGGAGCTGTGCGTGTCGCCGGTCGCCCATGACTTCGGGCGCCAGCCGATCGGCTCGAAGACGCCCGTGGTCGTCAACGTGAAGAACTGCGGTGCCGCCAACGGGGGGCCGCTCACCCTCTACGGGCTCGAGTTCCACTCGTCGGACGGGCACCCGGACGCGGACGTGCAGTTCAACGTGGCGCCGCTGACGCTGCCGCACCGGCTGCTGCCCGGTGAAGAGGTGCACTTCAAGGTCTTCTACGAGCCCATGCGCGCGGGCGCCGCGGCGGGCCGGCTGCTGATGACGACGGACGTGTACTCGGGCAACACCACGGAGCTGGACTTCACGGGCCTGGCGGAGCCGCACCTGCCCTGCCAGCTGGCCGTCACCCCGGCGACGGTGGACTTCGGCACGGTGGAGCCGGGCTACGGCGCGGTGCTGGGCGTGAAGGTGGCCAACGTGGGCACGGACCTCTGCGCGGTGAAGAACATCCGCCTGAGCGAGGACGGGGGCGGGGTGTTCAGCCTGCCCGGCGGCGCGCTGGACGGCGTCATCATCTGGCCGGGGGACTACTTCAGCTACATGGTGGCCTTCCGAGCGCCCGTGATGGGGGGGGACTTCACGGGGGCGGTGCAGTTCGAGCCGGCGGATCCCGCCACCCCGGTCGTGAGCGTGCCGCTGGTGGCGCACTCGCAGAACGCGTGTCTGGTGGCCTCGCCGCGCTTCGTGGACTACGGCGTGTCACGTCCGGACTGCGCTCCGGCCCCGCGCGAGGTGAACTACCTCAACGCCTGCCGCAATCCGGTGACGGTGTCCAACGTGTTCATCGGCGCGGGCACCACGGACGGGGAGTTCGAGCTCCACGACGCGCCGGCCACGCCCTTCACGCTGGACCCGAACGACGGCTTCACCGTGACGGTGGGCTACCTGGCCCAGGTGTACGGGCTGAACATGTCGCCGCTCTTCGTGGACTCGTCGGACCTGCCGGTGCCGCTGCTCGTCCCGCTCATCGGCGAGTCCTCCAAGCGGATGGACAAGACGGACACGTTCATCCAGCAGGACGGCTCCAAGGTGGACGTCCTCTTCGTGGTGGACAACACGGCGTCCATGGTGGAGGAGCAGCCGCGGATCGTCGCGGCCATGCCCGCCTTCGCCGACGCGGCGCTGGCCCGGGGCGTGGATCTGCACGTCGCGGTCACCACCACGGGCATCGATCCGGTCTCCAACGCGTGCTCCGGTGGGGCGCAGGGCGGTGAGGCGGGCCGCTTCGTTCCGGTGGATGGCACCCGGCCGCGCATCCTGACGAACCGCACGCCGGGCCTGGCCTCCGTGCTTCAGCAGAACGTGAACGTGGGCCAGTGCGCCACGGTGGAGCAGGGCTTCGAGGCCGTGCGGCGTGCCCTGTCGCCTCCGCTGGTGAACAACGCGGATGATCCGCGCACGTCCCCCAGGAACGACGGCAACCTGGGCTTCCTGCGCGACGAGGCGGCGCTGGTGGTCGTCTTCATGGGCGACGAGGACGACCACTCGCCCGACAGCGTGGACACCTACGTGCGCTTCCTGCGCACGCGCAAGGGCGAGAACCAGCCGCAGCGCATGACCATCTACGCCATCGCGCCCACGGCCTCCGGTTGCCCCACCTCGGGTGGCGCGGGAACGCGCTACGCCGAGGCCGCCTCCCGCACGGGTGGCGAGGTGCTCTCCGCGTGCGCCGGGGACTACGCGCCGCTGCTCCGCTCGGTGGCCACCAAGGCGTTCTCGGCCCAGGACCGCTTCCCGCTCAGCGAGCCGCCAGACGCCGGCAGCATCGCGGTGCGCGTGAATGGCTCCCCGGTTACCAGTGGATGGACCTACGACGGCGCCACCAACAGCGTCGTCTTCACCACGGCGCCCGCTTCGGGCGCGAAGGTGGAGGTCTACTACCGCCGCGCCTGCCGCTGA
- a CDS encoding serine/threonine protein kinase: MSNENYGKYQLLKRLAMGGMAQIYLARQRGPEGFEKLLVIKRILPHLAENGDFVRMFLDEARIAARLDHPNIVDIYDLGAQDDTFFIAMEYIHGEDLRRVWKRAERSGQLIPVPLVCRIMIEACAGLDHAHKQKDAQGKPLGIVHRDISPQNILLTFEGRVKVVDFGIAKAADQATVTRSGVLKGKYSYMSPEQAAGQKNLDCRTDIFALGVVLYELLTGMRLFKRLTDMATLQAVADCEILPPSQINPRVPKDLDPLVMKALTRKPEDRYAEALQLQLALEDWLLAHQLPSSTAHVAAFMKELYAARLAEEARLGDVLVEDADGASPAGAGRSPEKAPEKSGVETMAAPRRVETQVQPPERPSLRTPSRRDPRGSSERKALEPRRTLDIRRAPAPELGEEPRSYAPEKANRRRTPQPEVAEESHSEASDPEKTLAPRSSRSRQPAVPPSAQEPRKPYRLALLAVGAGLIVGVGLGGWFALHTERAPVAVAPVTTPAPARPSPPAPEQPAPSREEPKTVVATTPSPAPREEQKPEPERLAPSAAPGTVERVSQQESRRGTVRFAVTPWAEVSCGGRNLGTTPLPDVPLNVGVYECKFSNPELGTRTQRVEVKANSHTRVVVKF, translated from the coding sequence GTGTCGAACGAGAACTACGGCAAATACCAGCTCCTCAAGCGGCTCGCCATGGGAGGCATGGCGCAGATCTATCTCGCGCGCCAGCGGGGTCCCGAGGGCTTCGAGAAGCTGCTGGTCATCAAGCGCATCCTCCCGCACCTGGCGGAGAACGGGGACTTCGTCCGGATGTTCCTGGACGAGGCGCGCATCGCCGCCCGGTTGGATCACCCCAACATCGTCGACATCTACGACCTGGGGGCCCAGGACGACACCTTCTTCATCGCCATGGAGTACATCCACGGCGAGGACTTGCGGCGCGTGTGGAAGCGGGCGGAGCGCAGCGGCCAGCTGATTCCGGTGCCGCTGGTGTGCCGCATCATGATCGAGGCCTGCGCGGGCCTGGACCATGCGCACAAGCAGAAGGACGCCCAGGGCAAGCCGCTGGGGATCGTCCACCGGGACATCTCCCCGCAGAACATCCTCCTGACGTTCGAGGGGCGGGTGAAGGTGGTGGACTTCGGCATCGCCAAGGCGGCGGACCAGGCCACCGTGACGCGCTCGGGAGTGCTCAAGGGCAAGTACTCGTACATGTCGCCGGAGCAGGCCGCCGGGCAGAAGAACCTGGACTGCCGCACGGACATCTTCGCCCTGGGCGTGGTGCTCTACGAGCTGCTCACCGGGATGCGCCTCTTCAAGCGCCTCACGGACATGGCCACGCTGCAGGCGGTGGCGGATTGCGAGATCCTCCCGCCCTCGCAGATCAACCCGCGGGTGCCCAAGGACCTGGATCCCCTCGTCATGAAGGCGCTGACGCGCAAGCCGGAGGACCGGTACGCGGAGGCGCTGCAGCTGCAGCTGGCGCTGGAGGACTGGCTGCTGGCCCACCAGCTGCCGTCGTCCACGGCGCACGTGGCGGCCTTCATGAAGGAGCTGTACGCCGCGCGGCTGGCCGAGGAGGCCCGGCTGGGGGATGTGCTGGTGGAGGATGCCGATGGCGCCTCGCCCGCCGGTGCTGGCAGGTCGCCCGAGAAGGCCCCCGAGAAGTCCGGTGTCGAGACGATGGCGGCGCCGCGCCGGGTGGAGACACAGGTGCAGCCGCCGGAGCGGCCTTCGCTGCGCACCCCGAGCCGGAGGGATCCGCGAGGCTCCTCCGAGCGCAAGGCCCTGGAGCCCCGGCGCACCCTGGACATCCGCCGTGCTCCGGCGCCCGAGCTCGGGGAGGAGCCGCGCTCCTACGCCCCCGAGAAGGCCAACCGGCGCAGGACCCCGCAGCCCGAGGTCGCGGAGGAGTCGCATTCGGAGGCCTCGGACCCCGAGAAGACCCTGGCGCCGAGGTCGAGCCGTTCTCGTCAGCCGGCCGTGCCGCCTTCCGCCCAGGAGCCCCGGAAGCCGTACCGGCTCGCACTGCTAGCGGTGGGCGCCGGTCTCATCGTGGGCGTGGGCCTGGGCGGGTGGTTCGCCCTGCACACGGAGCGCGCTCCGGTGGCGGTGGCCCCCGTGACGACTCCCGCTCCGGCGCGGCCCTCACCCCCCGCTCCCGAGCAACCCGCGCCCTCCCGGGAGGAGCCCAAGACCGTGGTGGCCACCACGCCCTCGCCCGCGCCCAGGGAAGAGCAGAAGCCGGAGCCCGAGCGGCTCGCCCCGAGCGCGGCCCCCGGCACGGTGGAGCGCGTGTCCCAGCAGGAGTCGCGCCGGGGCACGGTGCGCTTCGCGGTCACCCCCTGGGCCGAGGTGTCCTGTGGGGGGCGCAACCTGGGGACCACGCCGCTGCCGGACGTTCCGCTCAACGTCGGTGTGTATGAGTGCAAGTTCTCGAACCCGGAACTGGGGACGCGTACCCAGCGGGTCGAGGTGAAGGCCAACAGCCACACCCGAGTGGTCGTGAAGTTCTAG
- a CDS encoding CDP-alcohol phosphatidyltransferase family protein has translation MPTESPQKREPRHFSMIRTFTPADFVTLGNAFSGAGSILAQMQYLATGLPHWLWLAFGLLPLAFILDALDGRIARWRFQSSPLGADLDSLSDVISFGMAPAALAFAMGLRGTLDVMVLLYFVGCGISRLARFNVTAATLSDGTGKVKYFEGTPIPTSLALVMVLAFFFWKGRTGDTLPLGVWDVGPFQFHPIVLIYFASGSAMISKTLRIPKF, from the coding sequence ATGCCGACGGAGTCGCCGCAGAAACGTGAGCCGCGCCACTTCTCGATGATTCGCACCTTCACGCCGGCGGACTTCGTCACGCTGGGCAATGCCTTCTCGGGCGCGGGCTCCATCCTGGCGCAGATGCAGTACCTGGCCACCGGCCTGCCCCACTGGCTGTGGCTGGCCTTCGGACTGCTGCCACTGGCCTTCATCCTCGACGCCCTGGACGGCCGCATCGCGCGCTGGCGCTTCCAGTCCTCGCCGCTGGGGGCGGATCTGGACTCACTCTCGGACGTCATCTCCTTCGGAATGGCACCCGCGGCCCTGGCCTTCGCCATGGGGCTGCGCGGCACGCTGGACGTGATGGTGCTGCTCTACTTCGTGGGCTGCGGCATCAGCCGCCTGGCGCGCTTCAACGTCACCGCGGCCACCCTCTCGGACGGCACGGGCAAGGTGAAGTACTTCGAGGGCACCCCCATCCCCACCAGCCTGGCGCTGGTGATGGTGCTCGCCTTCTTCTTCTGGAAGGGGCGCACCGGGGACACGCTGCCCCTGGGCGTGTGGGACGTGGGTCCGTTCCAGTTCCACCCCATCGTGCTGATCTACTTCGCCAGCGGCAGCGCGATGATCAGCAAGACGCTGCGCATCCCCAAGTTCTGA